From one Aeropyrum camini SY1 = JCM 12091 genomic stretch:
- a CDS encoding NAD+ synthase produces MAVNYKVSIDDVVDMDYNGVRNVLTKFLKAYLEASGASGYVVGISGGVDSSLALALAVDAVGSNRVTALVMPDREVTPEKDVNDALRLARSFGVEHAVIDISPVVMVYTSTIPIYEYEEKDRVPVGNLRARIRANVLYYYANKLGKLVLGTGDRSEYLIGYFTKYGDAACDIAPLTVLYKSQVRKLAELMGVPRDIAYKPSSPRLWRGHEAEAELGLSYNEIDIILYARFDLNVPWEEIPTVTGLDRSKVERVRLLHETSSHKRSPPASPSLEEVKRYHRRAGGT; encoded by the coding sequence TTGGCTGTCAACTATAAGGTAAGTATAGACGATGTCGTTGACATGGATTACAATGGCGTGAGAAATGTTCTCACAAAGTTCCTCAAGGCATATCTCGAGGCCTCAGGAGCCTCGGGCTATGTTGTCGGTATAAGCGGGGGTGTCGACTCCAGCCTCGCACTGGCCCTAGCCGTAGACGCCGTAGGAAGCAATAGGGTCACAGCCCTTGTAATGCCGGATCGCGAGGTTACTCCCGAGAAGGATGTGAATGACGCTCTGAGGCTTGCTAGGAGTTTTGGTGTTGAACATGCGGTAATAGACATCTCACCCGTAGTTATGGTGTATACTTCAACCATACCAATCTACGAGTATGAGGAGAAAGATAGAGTCCCGGTTGGAAACCTTAGGGCTAGAATACGCGCCAACGTACTATATTATTATGCAAACAAGCTGGGTAAGCTTGTTTTAGGCACTGGCGATAGGAGCGAGTATCTAATAGGCTACTTCACAAAGTACGGTGATGCTGCATGCGACATAGCACCGCTGACGGTTCTATATAAGTCTCAGGTCAGGAAGCTCGCAGAGCTTATGGGCGTGCCCAGGGATATAGCTTACAAGCCCAGCAGCCCGAGGCTGTGGAGGGGTCATGAGGCGGAAGCAGAGCTTGGCCTATCGTACAACGAGATTGATATTATACTCTATGCCAGGTTCGATCTTAACGTGCCATGGGAAGAAATCCCCACGGTAACCGGGTTGGACAGGTCCAAAGTCGAAAGGGTCAGACTCCTCCATGAAACCAGTAGCCACAAGCGCTCGCCTCCAGCCTCCCCCTCGCTGGAGGAAGTGAAAAGGTATCACAGGCGGGCCGGCGGCACGTAG
- the coaBC gene encoding bifunctional phosphopantothenoylcysteine decarboxylase/phosphopantothenate--cysteine ligase CoaBC gives MDGDLAHPSMDILYEVNDYLKGKTIVLGVTASVALYRSLDLARWMLRRGARVITIMTPEAAKLVSPEMFHWAAGSPVYTGFTGGVEHISTAREASAMVVAPATLSTLAKIAYGVADNPVALAAVSIMGYGKPVVAVPAMHGNMYDSPQAREVVAKLRSQGVLVVEPKLEKGVAKYPETHAVGRVAAALARRGSRDLEGVRALVTLGATREWLDRVRFISNPSSGVMGLEAALELYARGAEVDVVAGHASVEIPHLFKVVRVNTTEDMAAAVEELTSMKEYDAVVAAAAPVDFRPAGKFEGKIRSGQRLVLELEPTPKVLDSIARKPGVLVAFAAEYVESVDSLHGPAMEKLEKYNADLVVANRVGVEGVGFASPKLEVLMLDRSGRTLLKGSFHKEIVAAAIADTIAKLLSR, from the coding sequence TTGGACGGCGACCTCGCCCACCCCTCCATGGATATTCTGTATGAGGTTAACGATTACCTTAAAGGAAAGACTATAGTGTTGGGTGTTACGGCCAGCGTTGCTCTCTACAGGTCGCTGGACCTGGCGCGCTGGATGTTGAGAAGGGGGGCTAGGGTTATAACTATCATGACGCCGGAGGCGGCCAAGCTGGTGTCGCCGGAGATGTTCCACTGGGCCGCTGGAAGCCCTGTATACACGGGATTCACTGGAGGCGTGGAGCACATATCAACAGCCAGGGAAGCCTCAGCCATGGTGGTGGCTCCAGCTACTCTCTCCACACTGGCTAAAATAGCCTACGGTGTTGCTGATAATCCAGTGGCGCTAGCCGCTGTATCTATTATGGGCTACGGGAAACCTGTTGTGGCAGTGCCAGCTATGCACGGTAACATGTACGATAGTCCCCAGGCCAGGGAGGTTGTAGCTAAGCTCAGGAGCCAGGGGGTGCTCGTGGTCGAGCCTAAACTAGAGAAAGGTGTGGCTAAGTACCCTGAAACCCATGCTGTGGGTAGAGTAGCTGCCGCCCTGGCGAGGAGAGGTTCTAGGGATCTTGAGGGGGTTAGGGCGCTTGTAACTCTAGGAGCCACTAGAGAGTGGCTTGACAGGGTCAGATTCATATCAAACCCTAGCAGCGGTGTGATGGGGCTGGAAGCGGCTCTAGAACTCTACGCTAGGGGGGCTGAGGTCGATGTAGTGGCTGGGCACGCAAGCGTTGAAATACCTCACTTGTTCAAAGTTGTGAGGGTGAACACGACAGAGGATATGGCGGCCGCTGTAGAGGAGCTGACTAGCATGAAGGAGTACGACGCTGTAGTGGCCGCAGCCGCTCCGGTAGACTTCAGGCCGGCTGGCAAGTTTGAGGGTAAGATAAGGAGCGGCCAGAGGCTGGTCCTCGAACTCGAACCAACCCCCAAGGTCTTGGATAGTATAGCCAGGAAGCCAGGGGTTCTAGTAGCGTTCGCCGCCGAGTATGTTGAAAGTGTGGATAGTCTTCACGGCCCTGCTATGGAGAAGTTGGAGAAGTATAACGCTGACCTGGTGGTAGCTAACAGGGTGGGTGTGGAGGGGGTGGGCTTCGCCAGCCCCAAGTTGGAGGTTCTTATGCTTGACAGGAGTGGGAGGACTCTGCTTAAAGGCTCTTTCCACAAGGAGATTGTCGCCGCGGCGATAGCCGACACAATAGCAAAGCTGCTTTCTAGATAG
- a CDS encoding aldo/keto reductase — MPLFPIDYNDFKPIGKTKERLSAVGLGTWAIRDYSSALESYVYAIERGINHIDTAEMYGAGEAERFVGRVLRSVGRDRVYVVTKLYPFRFRDPDEAVKAARASAERMGVGYVDIILIHWPDPQTPIKDQIRSLEAIAEAGLARYIGVSNFSKEQLEEALAATKKHEIVVNQVKYSVLDRRAEDLIPLAVENSILLEAYSPLERGHVAEVRLLAKIGRQYGKTPVQVALNFIVSRPNFIAIPKAERMEHVDEILGSLGWRLKPEDIELIEERL, encoded by the coding sequence ATGCCACTTTTCCCTATTGACTACAATGACTTCAAACCAATCGGTAAGACTAAAGAGCGGCTCTCTGCAGTGGGGCTTGGCACCTGGGCTATTAGAGACTACTCGTCGGCCCTGGAGTCCTATGTCTACGCCATAGAAAGGGGTATTAACCATATAGACACGGCGGAGATGTACGGGGCTGGCGAGGCCGAGAGGTTTGTGGGCAGGGTGTTAAGGAGCGTTGGTAGGGATAGGGTTTACGTCGTGACTAAGCTTTATCCCTTCAGGTTTAGGGATCCTGATGAGGCTGTGAAGGCGGCGCGTGCCAGCGCCGAGAGGATGGGGGTCGGCTATGTAGATATAATCCTCATACACTGGCCCGACCCTCAGACTCCCATCAAAGACCAGATAAGGAGTCTAGAAGCCATAGCTGAGGCCGGTCTAGCACGCTATATAGGGGTCAGCAACTTCTCCAAGGAACAGCTAGAGGAGGCTCTGGCCGCCACTAAGAAGCATGAGATTGTGGTAAACCAGGTTAAGTACAGCGTGCTTGACAGGCGTGCCGAGGACCTCATACCCCTGGCTGTGGAGAACTCTATACTGTTAGAGGCATACTCGCCGCTGGAGAGGGGGCATGTAGCCGAGGTTAGGCTACTGGCGAAGATAGGCAGGCAGTATGGCAAAACGCCTGTTCAAGTAGCGCTTAACTTCATAGTGTCCCGGCCGAACTTCATAGCCATACCAAAGGCCGAGAGAATGGAGCATGTCGACGAGATACTAGGGTCGCTCGGGTGGAGGCTCAAGCCGGAAGATATAGAGCTTATAGAGGAGAGGCTGTAA
- the glyA gene encoding serine hydroxymethyltransferase — protein MKKLDLTDPLSVALKIVESTTRHNTWRLKESINLIASENIMSLTALKAYMSDFMFRYAEGKPFKRYYQGARYIDELEVLTGELMGSMMGTNLVELRPVSGTIANASVFRVLAEPGDKAVIAPVQAGAHVSHTKFGTLGALGIEQVAMPYDEENMNVDVDKAVKLIEEVRPRFAVLGGSVYLFPHPAEEIANAIHSVGGKLVYDAAHVLGLIMGGAWPNPLERGADAVTGSTHKTFPGPQGGAVFFSDEQLYKKVSKTIFPWWVSNHHLHRIPATAITTVEMILYGREYASQITSNARKLAEALAAEGLKVIGEHLGYTRSHQVVVDVRDLGGGAKCATLLEEANIIVNKNLLPWDPPEAVKDPSGIRIGVQEVTRLGMKHGEMEEIARLIRRVLVDKEDPKKVAEQVKEFRKQFVKIHYSLDDKDIRIETIADIMSLSR, from the coding sequence TTGAAGAAACTCGACCTTACAGACCCCCTCTCCGTGGCGCTTAAGATAGTAGAGTCGACTACCCGGCATAACACGTGGAGGCTCAAGGAGTCTATAAACCTTATAGCCTCGGAGAATATTATGAGCCTCACAGCGCTCAAGGCGTATATGAGCGACTTTATGTTCAGGTACGCGGAGGGCAAGCCCTTCAAGCGGTACTACCAGGGAGCCCGCTACATAGACGAGCTTGAGGTGCTAACCGGGGAGTTAATGGGAAGTATGATGGGCACTAACCTAGTAGAGCTGAGGCCCGTCAGCGGCACTATAGCCAATGCAAGCGTCTTCAGGGTCCTAGCGGAGCCTGGCGACAAGGCCGTGATAGCTCCTGTACAGGCCGGAGCCCATGTAAGCCACACAAAATTTGGAACTCTAGGCGCCCTAGGGATAGAGCAGGTTGCCATGCCCTACGACGAGGAGAACATGAATGTTGATGTTGACAAGGCTGTTAAGTTGATAGAAGAGGTTAGGCCGAGGTTCGCTGTGCTGGGAGGCAGTGTATATCTGTTCCCACATCCTGCTGAGGAGATAGCTAACGCCATACACAGCGTTGGAGGTAAGCTGGTCTACGACGCGGCCCACGTGCTGGGGCTAATAATGGGGGGTGCATGGCCCAATCCTCTCGAGAGGGGTGCTGACGCTGTTACAGGCTCAACACACAAAACCTTCCCAGGCCCCCAGGGAGGCGCTGTATTCTTCAGTGACGAGCAGCTCTACAAGAAGGTATCAAAAACAATCTTCCCCTGGTGGGTAAGCAATCATCACCTCCATAGGATACCAGCCACTGCCATAACTACAGTAGAGATGATACTCTACGGGAGAGAATACGCCTCCCAGATTACCAGCAACGCCAGAAAGCTGGCTGAAGCCTTAGCGGCCGAGGGGCTAAAGGTTATTGGAGAACACCTAGGATACACACGGAGCCACCAGGTCGTTGTAGACGTGAGAGACCTGGGGGGAGGTGCCAAGTGTGCCACGCTCCTTGAAGAGGCTAACATAATAGTGAACAAGAACCTCCTACCCTGGGATCCGCCCGAGGCTGTGAAAGACCCGAGCGGGATCAGGATAGGAGTGCAGGAGGTCACAAGGCTAGGTATGAAGCATGGGGAGATGGAGGAAATAGCAAGACTCATACGCAGGGTGCTCGTGGACAAGGAGGATCCAAAGAAGGTGGCAGAGCAGGTGAAAGAGTTCAGGAAGCAGTTCGTGAAAATACACTACAGCCTCGATGACAAAGACATTAGAATAGAGACCATAGCCGATATAATGAGCCTATCCCGGTAG
- a CDS encoding iron-containing alcohol dehydrogenase — MVEFVFPRRIVYREDLPRALETLLGDRGVKRVLIVTDVVIAGMDWFKEAIEHIASIGIKACVFDAVEPEPGFEVGDAIASEARRCRAEAIIAVGGGSVIDAAKAGFVKTARPDASLDGLAPFEHLGLEDSGVILVAVPTTSGTGSDASYGIVLTRIAEGRREKVAVGSYEVVPYASILDPSITLGMPKKLSVGTGVDALAHSVEALVSTNANPLSDALAVKTVEIVFRRLPEVVENPGNYEARAEMHLAATMAGMAFTNSGLGLAHAIAHPLGARLGTHHGATVGMVLPHVVRFNESRSVYAGDKYGQLKLILESLLGLEPRDSLADHIEDLYAKVGQPARVRELVDLGREEYVALADEIAEEAFRDPELAFNPVMPTLEEVKTLLYNMY, encoded by the coding sequence ATGGTTGAATTTGTCTTCCCCCGCAGGATAGTGTATAGAGAGGACCTCCCCAGAGCTCTTGAAACTCTCTTAGGCGATAGGGGAGTTAAGCGTGTCCTAATTGTGACTGATGTTGTCATCGCTGGTATGGACTGGTTCAAGGAGGCTATAGAGCACATCGCTAGTATTGGGATTAAAGCTTGTGTCTTTGACGCGGTCGAGCCGGAGCCTGGGTTTGAGGTGGGAGACGCTATAGCTTCGGAGGCTAGGAGGTGCCGGGCTGAGGCCATAATAGCTGTTGGCGGGGGTAGTGTTATAGATGCGGCTAAAGCCGGGTTTGTAAAGACCGCTAGGCCTGATGCGAGCTTAGACGGCCTGGCTCCCTTCGAGCATCTTGGCCTCGAAGACTCAGGCGTAATTTTAGTGGCTGTCCCAACTACCAGCGGCACAGGCAGCGACGCAAGCTACGGTATTGTACTCACAAGGATTGCTGAGGGACGCAGAGAGAAGGTCGCCGTCGGCAGCTACGAGGTGGTGCCCTACGCATCAATACTCGACCCTTCCATAACGCTAGGCATGCCCAAGAAGCTATCCGTGGGCACTGGGGTTGACGCTCTGGCGCATAGCGTAGAAGCCCTGGTGTCTACAAACGCCAACCCACTGTCAGACGCGCTTGCGGTGAAGACTGTCGAGATTGTTTTTAGGAGGCTACCGGAGGTCGTTGAGAACCCGGGGAACTACGAGGCCAGGGCTGAGATGCATCTCGCAGCCACTATGGCTGGTATGGCTTTCACAAACTCCGGCCTCGGCCTTGCCCACGCAATAGCCCACCCACTTGGAGCCAGGCTTGGGACTCACCATGGGGCTACAGTCGGCATGGTGCTTCCACATGTAGTCAGGTTTAACGAGTCGAGGAGTGTATATGCGGGGGATAAGTATGGACAGTTGAAGCTTATACTCGAGTCTCTCCTAGGTCTAGAGCCTAGGGATAGCCTGGCCGACCATATAGAGGACCTCTACGCGAAAGTGGGACAGCCCGCGAGGGTTAGGGAGCTTGTGGATCTTGGGAGAGAAGAATATGTTGCCCTAGCTGATGAGATAGCTGAAGAGGCTTTCAGGGATCCCGAGCTCGCCTTCAACCCTGTCATGCCCACCCTGGAAGAAGTAAAAACTCTGCTATACAACATGTACTAG
- a CDS encoding SCP2 sterol-binding domain-containing protein, translated as MAGPSFPSREWAEEFCKALDSSEKYRSAARGWKHPILFKISDMGPGFILDLKDGRCLGVEWFDDASRADAPVIISGKLSDWLDVINGKVNPLTALLSRRLRIEKGDLSLILRYSAAAIAMVSVAQSVGVASQ; from the coding sequence GTGGCTGGGCCTAGTTTTCCAAGCAGGGAGTGGGCGGAAGAGTTTTGCAAGGCGTTAGACTCCTCGGAGAAATATAGGAGTGCAGCCAGAGGCTGGAAGCATCCTATACTCTTCAAAATAAGCGACATGGGCCCTGGGTTTATACTAGACCTCAAGGATGGCAGGTGTCTCGGAGTCGAGTGGTTCGACGACGCTAGCAGGGCCGATGCTCCCGTGATAATCTCTGGTAAGCTGAGCGACTGGCTCGACGTGATAAACGGAAAGGTTAACCCATTAACTGCGCTTCTATCAAGGAGGCTGAGGATAGAGAAGGGAGACCTCTCCCTAATACTCCGCTATTCAGCAGCCGCCATAGCCATGGTCTCCGTGGCGCAGAGTGTGGGCGTAGCCAGCCAGTAA
- a CDS encoding metalloprotease, with product MGYGGFRSFDRMLSIEIEEPLSWVLGLAAVAFAWGSWDILNPRFFVSPDFVAVFLGFVLHEAAHKLVAIRMGMKSEFIAYGPGLLITFLSGLVPFIIVLAPGYVRSIHTGWTHPKGFLYSVAAGPAVNIAIALGAAIILQFSPAYMAAYLRAILDLNAWFAFFNLLPVPPLDGSRIFRVTPTWWVVMLVSSILLLAL from the coding sequence TTGGGTTATGGCGGCTTTAGGAGTTTTGACAGGATGCTCAGCATCGAGATTGAAGAGCCCCTTTCATGGGTACTCGGGCTGGCTGCAGTAGCCTTTGCGTGGGGTAGCTGGGATATTCTGAACCCTCGGTTCTTCGTCTCGCCAGACTTTGTAGCCGTGTTCCTGGGCTTCGTGCTCCACGAGGCTGCCCACAAGCTGGTGGCGATAAGAATGGGCATGAAGTCAGAGTTCATAGCCTACGGGCCAGGCCTGCTGATAACGTTTCTCTCGGGGCTCGTGCCCTTTATAATAGTGCTTGCGCCTGGCTATGTGAGGAGCATACACACTGGCTGGACGCACCCTAAGGGCTTCCTATATTCTGTGGCGGCGGGGCCGGCGGTCAATATAGCCATAGCCCTCGGCGCCGCTATCATTCTTCAGTTCTCACCAGCCTATATGGCAGCCTACCTGAGGGCGATTTTGGACCTTAACGCTTGGTTCGCCTTCTTCAACCTGCTACCGGTGCCCCCACTGGATGGTAGCAGGATATTCAGGGTAACCCCCACTTGGTGGGTGGTTATGCTAGTCTCCTCTATACTGCTGCTAGCCCTGTAG
- a CDS encoding carbamate kinase, with the protein MGGGNLAVIALGGNAIAGPGMDVSVEGQRSAVKRASSIIADTLSSGWQAIITHGNGPQVGYLSEAFEALPPEKPRQPLYIATAMTQAWIGFLLKHSLEEELRARGMEALVPVVISRVLVDAGDPSFKNPSKPVGPIYSREEAEELSRMYGWVFKKDPRGGFRRVVPSPKPLSIVDINLIAKASAESPTVVALGGGGIPVVKGPGGSLAPVEAVVDKDLASSLLATQINADLLAILTDVPGVAVNYGREDVRWLRRVRVHELKRYHSEGHFPPGSMGPKVEAAISFVESTGKPAVIGSLEEARRVLTLEAGTIVTP; encoded by the coding sequence GTGGGCGGAGGTAACCTGGCTGTTATAGCCCTGGGTGGCAACGCCATAGCCGGCCCCGGAATGGATGTGAGCGTGGAGGGCCAGAGGTCAGCGGTTAAGAGGGCCTCTTCAATAATAGCAGACACCCTTTCTAGCGGGTGGCAGGCTATCATAACGCACGGTAACGGGCCCCAGGTTGGTTACCTGTCAGAGGCTTTCGAGGCTCTCCCACCCGAGAAGCCCAGGCAACCCCTCTACATAGCAACAGCCATGACGCAGGCATGGATAGGGTTTCTGCTTAAACACTCTCTCGAGGAAGAGCTAAGAGCGAGGGGTATGGAAGCGCTGGTGCCGGTGGTGATCTCTAGGGTACTGGTCGATGCAGGCGACCCCTCCTTCAAAAACCCCTCCAAACCCGTAGGCCCTATCTACAGCAGGGAGGAGGCCGAGGAACTCTCTAGGATGTATGGCTGGGTGTTTAAGAAGGACCCGCGAGGCGGCTTCAGGAGAGTAGTGCCCAGCCCCAAGCCGCTGTCAATAGTCGACATAAACCTTATCGCCAAAGCCAGCGCAGAGTCTCCGACGGTGGTGGCTCTGGGTGGAGGCGGTATACCGGTGGTGAAGGGGCCTGGAGGTTCCCTGGCGCCGGTTGAAGCAGTTGTGGACAAGGACCTGGCCTCCAGCCTGCTCGCGACCCAGATCAACGCCGATCTGCTAGCCATATTGACGGATGTGCCCGGAGTCGCCGTGAACTATGGCCGGGAAGACGTGAGGTGGCTTAGAAGGGTGAGGGTGCATGAGCTGAAGAGGTATCATAGCGAGGGCCACTTTCCACCGGGGAGTATGGGACCCAAAGTCGAGGCCGCCATAAGCTTCGTCGAGTCTACTGGGAAGCCGGCCGTCATCGGGAGCCTGGAAGAGGCCCGCCGGGTCCTCACTCTAGAGGCCGGCACTATAGTGACACCATAA
- a CDS encoding cyclic 2,3-diphosphoglycerate synthase has protein sequence MPGSPTRVVILGAGGRDFHNFNVMFRDNPSYRVVAFTAAQIPGVAGRRYPPELAGSLYPSGIPILPEDDLEEIIRDQAVDLAVLAYSDLSYEDVGRIASRVLSAGASFKIIGPRETMLLTSKPVIAVTAVRTGAGKSSVSRAIARIARERGYRIVPVRHPMVYVAITPDIAVQRFESLEDLDRYGVTVEEREEYEAYIKMGFTVYAGVDYGAVLREVEKESDIILWDGGNNDLPFFKPDFMITVADALRPGQEVGSFPGEVNVRLADAVIINKVDRAPEESVRRVEENIRSVNPKALISKAVSEVEVDNPDLISGKRVVVVEDSPTVTHGGAPYGAGYVAAEKYSAAEIVDPRPYAKGVIAEMYNEYPHMGPVVPSTGYTPSQLRDLEETLNSVPADVIVSGTPIDLERLLNLNKPVVKVRFAVKIVEGPTLEELVDMFLERVKDRLPAR, from the coding sequence ATGCCCGGCTCGCCCACTAGGGTTGTCATACTAGGAGCTGGTGGGAGGGACTTCCACAACTTCAACGTTATGTTCAGGGACAACCCTTCATACAGGGTCGTCGCATTCACAGCCGCCCAGATCCCCGGGGTTGCTGGGAGGCGATACCCGCCGGAGCTTGCTGGCAGCCTCTACCCCTCCGGCATACCGATCCTCCCAGAGGATGATCTGGAGGAGATTATTAGAGACCAGGCTGTAGACCTGGCTGTACTGGCCTACAGCGATCTGAGCTATGAGGATGTGGGTAGGATAGCAAGCAGGGTGCTATCCGCGGGGGCTAGCTTCAAGATCATCGGACCCCGGGAGACTATGCTTCTCACGTCTAAGCCCGTTATAGCCGTGACTGCCGTGAGGACCGGGGCTGGGAAGAGCAGTGTCTCCAGGGCTATAGCCAGGATTGCTAGGGAGAGGGGCTATCGCATAGTGCCCGTGAGACACCCCATGGTATATGTTGCCATAACCCCTGATATAGCTGTTCAGAGGTTCGAGTCGCTGGAGGACCTCGATAGGTACGGTGTTACTGTTGAGGAGAGGGAGGAGTATGAGGCTTACATTAAGATGGGCTTCACGGTCTACGCTGGCGTAGATTACGGCGCCGTACTTAGGGAGGTGGAGAAAGAGTCCGACATAATACTGTGGGACGGGGGCAACAACGACCTACCCTTCTTCAAGCCCGACTTCATGATAACTGTCGCCGACGCCCTGAGACCAGGCCAGGAGGTTGGGAGTTTCCCTGGAGAGGTTAACGTAAGGCTTGCAGACGCGGTTATAATAAACAAGGTCGACAGAGCCCCTGAGGAGAGTGTCCGGAGGGTTGAGGAGAACATAAGGAGCGTTAACCCTAAGGCTCTCATATCAAAGGCTGTGAGCGAGGTGGAGGTCGACAATCCTGACTTGATAAGCGGGAAGAGGGTTGTAGTGGTGGAGGACTCCCCCACAGTCACCCACGGCGGGGCCCCCTACGGCGCCGGATACGTTGCGGCGGAAAAGTACTCTGCAGCCGAGATAGTAGACCCCCGCCCCTACGCTAAGGGGGTTATAGCAGAGATGTACAATGAGTACCCCCACATGGGCCCCGTCGTGCCGAGCACAGGCTATACCCCGAGCCAGCTCAGGGATCTAGAGGAGACTCTCAACAGCGTGCCTGCAGACGTTATAGTTTCGGGCACGCCCATAGACCTGGAGAGACTGCTGAACCTTAACAAGCCCGTCGTTAAGGTTAGATTCGCGGTTAAGATAGTGGAGGGACCCACTCTAGAGGAGCTAGTCGATATGTTCCTGGAGAGGGTGAAGGATAGACTGCCCGCGAGATAG